From the genome of Dehalobacter sp. 12DCB1, one region includes:
- a CDS encoding DUF5131 family protein, whose product MRHAMPWKARAIMNKSKIDWTDYTWNPVTGCLHGCPYCFARRQSLRFSGDIRLNLMDLRCKKDEASGLYVLDKPFITRENRSISYPCGFAPTLHEYRLDWPGQVKNGANIFVCSMADLFGDWVPDEWIQKVFETCEKYPQHNYMFLTKSPARYSALANAGKLPAKDNMWYGTSVTNPGMPAFGLMSYNTFVSIEPLLAPFPDLHGYPFNWAIIGAETGRRKGKVVPQKAWIRDIVNHYRKTGSPIFMKESLRELMGDEFVQEFPPGLLRKEISPKLKEKLWETCKFCGAEKPKKEMIALLYRTKRGEGAKHLVYACPECFEGIQHCMVSDKICEIREV is encoded by the coding sequence ATGAGGCATGCAATGCCCTGGAAAGCGAGGGCCATCATGAACAAAAGCAAGATTGACTGGACTGACTATACTTGGAACCCCGTCACCGGCTGCCTGCACGGCTGCCCATACTGCTTCGCCCGGCGTCAATCGCTCCGGTTCTCCGGGGATATCAGGCTCAACCTAATGGATCTGCGCTGCAAGAAAGATGAGGCCAGCGGCCTCTATGTGCTCGACAAGCCTTTCATCACCCGGGAGAACAGATCCATCAGCTATCCTTGTGGGTTTGCCCCAACTCTGCATGAATATCGGCTTGACTGGCCTGGGCAGGTGAAAAACGGCGCTAATATCTTTGTCTGCTCCATGGCCGACCTGTTCGGGGATTGGGTACCTGACGAATGGATTCAGAAAGTCTTTGAGACCTGCGAGAAGTATCCGCAGCACAACTATATGTTTCTGACTAAGAGCCCCGCCCGGTATTCAGCTCTGGCCAACGCAGGGAAGCTGCCAGCCAAAGACAATATGTGGTACGGCACATCGGTCACCAACCCGGGAATGCCTGCGTTTGGGCTTATGAGTTATAACACCTTCGTAAGCATTGAGCCTCTGCTGGCGCCGTTCCCGGATTTGCATGGGTACCCATTTAATTGGGCCATCATCGGCGCGGAGACCGGCCGGCGTAAAGGAAAGGTCGTCCCGCAAAAAGCATGGATCAGGGATATCGTCAATCACTATCGCAAGACCGGCAGCCCGATCTTTATGAAAGAGTCCCTCAGGGAGCTGATGGGCGACGAATTCGTCCAAGAGTTCCCGCCCGGACTGCTCCGAAAAGAGATCAGCCCGAAGCTTAAAGAAAAACTGTGGGAGACCTGCAAATTCTGCGGTGCCGAGAAACCAAAAAAAGAAATGATTGCTCTGCTCTATCGGACGAAGCGTGGCGAAGGAGCAAAACATCTGGTCTATGCCTGCCCGGAGTGTTTTGAAGGTATCCAGCACTGCATGGTATCAGATAAAATCTGCGAGATAAGGGAGGTTTAG
- a CDS encoding PcfJ domain-containing protein: MLVKKELEQTAIMKYPILPRPKDKRARNDKYVAAAEVLSLKRSGEVLVIDVFLREDKTLKLRFFSDGKAFLVCKEWPVKKWEKRLPSNLLENQYSYFTIEARESDIKIAHEILKDGQTSWHYVHGMKEELDSFASEINRKKQEQAMERKYAKMGEHFGMFPSYPADLIEYCEKYVFGQTSIFIDKLQKVKSGMCRKAVCGHCGHKFTAGKEVKTGKTGICPKCHMPARYRAAWSTNGSHQEKAKICIAYRVDNQLLTHWTKITRWFDETKVQYRFDDYYRNLHLKTPSGSILYAYDYKPMMNWGENWYRQRNGDTHHGESFVYANNLREVFGETYYHVDLQEGLKACGQLSFSALLNNLRDFQAAEYLFKMGMPALASSTLLMQDLGNRAGFTEVLGVSKQYHPLYRKYNVTLLEHRIIKSSRTWVDEDSFLKLRVLKPDWSDQGNINDLLETMSFERFVNYFTRQKEYGKKKIDHYMMLYRDYISMSESLKVDLSRKSVRFPRNIKEAHDLILPRFNQVKHEVEDANFKQAQEKLYAGMKEYAKGNYCIVFPTSRSEFITEGQTLNHCVGNEHYYKNHLAGTSMIFFVRQAAEREKPYFTMEIDMRELKIRQLYGFGDCTPPPEVRQFANEFLRKLKPKSAEERLVS; encoded by the coding sequence ATGCTTGTTAAAAAAGAGTTGGAACAAACGGCTATCATGAAATACCCGATCCTGCCGAGGCCGAAAGATAAGAGAGCCAGAAACGACAAATATGTCGCAGCTGCAGAGGTCCTGAGCCTGAAACGATCCGGGGAAGTTCTCGTCATTGACGTATTCCTCCGGGAGGATAAAACCCTGAAGCTTCGTTTCTTCTCCGACGGCAAGGCCTTCCTGGTCTGCAAAGAGTGGCCGGTCAAGAAATGGGAAAAGAGGCTGCCGAGTAATCTGCTGGAAAACCAGTATTCCTACTTCACTATCGAGGCCCGGGAAAGCGACATTAAGATTGCCCATGAAATCCTCAAAGACGGTCAAACCTCGTGGCATTACGTCCATGGCATGAAAGAAGAACTGGATTCCTTTGCCAGTGAGATAAACCGCAAAAAGCAAGAGCAGGCGATGGAGCGAAAATACGCCAAGATGGGCGAGCACTTCGGCATGTTCCCAAGCTACCCGGCCGACCTGATTGAATACTGCGAGAAATACGTTTTCGGACAGACAAGCATTTTCATCGATAAGCTTCAGAAAGTAAAGTCCGGTATGTGCCGCAAGGCAGTCTGCGGTCACTGCGGTCACAAATTCACGGCCGGTAAAGAAGTAAAAACCGGAAAAACCGGAATCTGCCCGAAATGCCATATGCCGGCCAGATACCGAGCCGCCTGGTCAACCAACGGCAGCCATCAGGAAAAAGCCAAAATATGCATCGCCTACAGGGTTGATAACCAGCTGCTGACCCACTGGACCAAAATAACCAGATGGTTTGATGAGACTAAGGTCCAATACCGCTTCGATGACTACTACCGAAACCTCCACCTCAAAACCCCATCCGGCTCGATTCTCTACGCCTATGACTACAAACCCATGATGAATTGGGGAGAGAACTGGTACCGCCAGCGAAACGGCGATACCCATCACGGAGAATCATTCGTTTACGCGAACAATCTCCGGGAGGTCTTCGGAGAAACTTACTACCACGTGGATCTGCAGGAAGGGCTCAAAGCTTGTGGTCAATTGTCATTTTCAGCACTACTAAACAATCTTCGGGACTTCCAGGCGGCCGAGTACCTCTTCAAGATGGGAATGCCCGCCCTGGCTTCCTCCACACTTTTAATGCAGGACCTGGGCAACCGCGCAGGATTCACGGAAGTGCTGGGCGTCAGTAAGCAATACCATCCGCTTTACCGAAAATACAATGTCACCTTATTAGAACACAGAATCATCAAATCTTCCCGGACCTGGGTGGACGAGGACAGCTTTTTAAAGCTCCGGGTGCTGAAGCCGGATTGGTCGGATCAGGGCAATATCAATGACTTGCTTGAAACAATGTCATTTGAGCGCTTCGTTAATTATTTCACCCGGCAAAAGGAATACGGCAAAAAGAAGATCGACCACTACATGATGCTCTACCGTGACTATATATCCATGTCGGAATCGCTGAAGGTGGATTTGTCGCGGAAGTCCGTCCGGTTCCCCAGGAACATCAAGGAAGCCCACGACCTAATTCTGCCCCGCTTCAATCAGGTGAAACACGAGGTTGAGGACGCGAACTTCAAGCAAGCTCAGGAAAAACTCTACGCCGGGATGAAGGAATACGCCAAGGGGAATTACTGCATCGTCTTCCCGACATCGCGCAGCGAGTTTATCACCGAAGGGCAGACCTTAAACCATTGCGTAGGCAATGAGCACTACTATAAAAATCATCTGGCCGGAACAAGCATGATATTCTTCGTCCGCCAGGCAGCGGAGCGGGAGAAACCGTACTTTACCATGGAAATCGACATGAGGGAGCTGAAGATAAGGCAGCTGTACGGATTCGGCGACTGCACACCACCGCCGGAAGTTCGCCAGTTTGCCAACGAATTTCTCCGGAAGCTCAAACCAAAATCTGCGGAAGAAAGGCTGGTGTCCTAA
- a CDS encoding Cas9 inhibitor AcrIIA9 family protein has product MSEINAEQKCRVCGCSNESACMTEEGACYWVESDLCSACADENSKEYTGEEETEDDEEEIMDDEVTEEAEEVADHEPETINNVIEMPERFPEAAVAKIAQELKDFKGDNKATAVSKFVASTLTHFCEENDRFAEVVYKTSRTLSDCCAEIMAGVGTHVSDIDVYRGAVRSYFPNADISFKMNILVNGDVPDDEYLKRKPEKKAQPAKKAKEPVEKKDKPSAPPAPKKETPAPKKPEPKAEKKPELIQLSLF; this is encoded by the coding sequence ATGAGTGAAATAAATGCCGAACAAAAATGCCGGGTTTGCGGATGCTCGAATGAAAGCGCCTGCATGACCGAGGAAGGGGCTTGCTATTGGGTTGAATCTGACCTTTGCAGCGCCTGCGCGGACGAAAATTCTAAAGAGTATACAGGGGAAGAAGAGACCGAAGACGATGAGGAAGAAATCATGGACGATGAAGTGACCGAAGAGGCGGAAGAAGTAGCTGACCATGAACCGGAAACCATCAATAATGTCATAGAAATGCCGGAGCGGTTTCCTGAAGCGGCCGTTGCTAAGATAGCCCAGGAGCTGAAGGATTTCAAAGGCGACAACAAAGCGACTGCAGTCTCCAAATTCGTGGCATCGACTCTGACGCACTTCTGCGAGGAAAATGACAGGTTTGCCGAGGTCGTCTATAAAACCTCACGAACGCTTTCCGACTGCTGCGCCGAAATCATGGCAGGCGTCGGTACCCATGTTTCGGACATCGATGTTTACCGCGGCGCTGTCCGGTCGTATTTCCCGAACGCCGACATCAGCTTCAAAATGAATATTCTGGTCAACGGTGACGTTCCTGATGACGAATACCTGAAACGGAAACCTGAGAAGAAAGCCCAGCCGGCCAAAAAAGCCAAAGAACCGGTCGAGAAAAAAGACAAACCGTCAGCACCCCCAGCTCCCAAGAAAGAAACGCCGGCGCCGAAGAAGCCGGAACCCAAGGCAGAGAAAAAGCCGGAGCTTATCCAGCTGTCGCTTTTTTAG
- a CDS encoding N-6 DNA methylase — protein MSKPAVIMDYQKEIVKVLTALSYRHSLWQVFTDFVEMAAVAISNSVDAIHKQNRETRYLEIIGKYNKDEQQMFPKMMAYLVEALEDSLKFEGGPVDVLGQIFHELELHNKWKGQFFTPTPVCEMMAMMTFGEGQEVKEKGFVPVGEPCVGSGAMVLGFAKAMKNKGFNYCNQMVVTATDVDMKCVHMAYVQFALYGIPAVVIHGNTLTMEEWSRWYTPVYLLDGWIWRSQGSNTTARNADDEALKMVDEPIYAAVCEVIAGEKIAAAEAKNVIEEDEIVIEQPIFEFREEKNGQLSLF, from the coding sequence ATGAGTAAGCCGGCGGTTATCATGGACTACCAAAAAGAGATTGTCAAAGTCCTCACCGCATTAAGCTATCGTCACTCCCTCTGGCAGGTTTTCACGGATTTCGTAGAAATGGCGGCCGTGGCCATCAGTAATTCGGTGGACGCTATCCACAAGCAAAATAGGGAAACGCGGTACCTGGAGATCATCGGCAAATACAACAAAGACGAGCAGCAAATGTTTCCAAAGATGATGGCGTACCTGGTAGAGGCGCTGGAAGATAGCCTGAAGTTTGAGGGCGGCCCGGTCGATGTTCTTGGCCAGATATTTCACGAATTGGAGTTGCACAACAAATGGAAAGGCCAATTTTTCACCCCGACACCAGTCTGCGAAATGATGGCCATGATGACCTTCGGAGAGGGACAAGAGGTTAAGGAAAAAGGATTTGTGCCGGTCGGAGAACCATGTGTTGGTAGCGGTGCTATGGTTCTGGGATTCGCCAAGGCTATGAAAAATAAGGGATTTAACTACTGCAACCAGATGGTTGTCACAGCGACGGACGTTGACATGAAATGCGTCCATATGGCCTATGTGCAATTCGCACTCTACGGGATCCCTGCAGTAGTCATTCACGGAAACACTCTGACGATGGAAGAATGGTCCCGGTGGTATACCCCGGTTTATCTGCTGGACGGATGGATCTGGCGGAGCCAAGGAAGCAATACAACCGCCCGGAATGCAGACGATGAAGCGCTGAAAATGGTTGACGAGCCGATATACGCCGCTGTGTGCGAGGTGATTGCCGGCGAGAAAATCGCGGCCGCCGAAGCGAAAAATGTTATCGAAGAGGACGAAATCGTTATCGAACAGCCCATATTTGAGTTCAGAGAAGAGAAGAACGGGCAGTTGAGCCTGTTTTAA
- a CDS encoding ATP-binding protein, with amino-acid sequence MNLQEMVQMQEIGQILSNQDSFPVPDSGTNRNNVLTTAEAEELGLRFRTQPPEPKTCQYCGKVLYHEGIRFADVVSFWSPSPKRCSCPEAQAYWSAYDSEQQRIQEQEEIARRRAATQEKIDQLIGRSGLKKRFKNRTFQTFKAETPKQKKAYAVAKEYADRFFEFYQRGEGLYIEGTNGTGKTHLAAAITLQLINEGIPVVCKTSIELLDNIKQAFDGSQVSEYDILKVYKQVDLLIIDDLGKEQCTDWSMSILYSILNDRYEDLRPTIITTNFNEETLIRNLTPRGFDSSKVIAIISRLREVSTVITMAWEDFRSCGYE; translated from the coding sequence ATGAATTTACAGGAGATGGTTCAAATGCAGGAAATAGGTCAAATACTGAGCAACCAGGATTCGTTCCCAGTTCCGGATTCCGGAACAAACCGAAATAATGTTCTAACCACAGCCGAGGCGGAGGAGCTGGGCTTAAGATTCAGAACACAGCCGCCTGAACCGAAAACCTGCCAATATTGCGGGAAAGTTCTCTACCACGAAGGCATTCGGTTCGCCGATGTAGTGTCCTTCTGGTCTCCCAGCCCGAAGCGCTGCTCTTGCCCGGAAGCCCAAGCCTATTGGTCGGCATACGACAGTGAACAGCAGCGGATACAGGAACAAGAGGAAATCGCCCGCCGGCGCGCGGCAACGCAGGAGAAGATTGACCAGCTGATCGGGCGCAGCGGCTTGAAAAAGCGGTTCAAGAACCGGACTTTTCAGACCTTCAAGGCCGAAACGCCGAAGCAGAAGAAAGCCTATGCCGTTGCCAAAGAGTACGCAGACCGGTTCTTTGAATTCTACCAGCGCGGTGAAGGCCTTTACATCGAAGGCACCAATGGTACCGGCAAGACCCATCTCGCTGCAGCCATCACTCTGCAGCTGATCAACGAAGGTATTCCAGTGGTCTGTAAAACCTCGATAGAGCTTCTGGACAACATCAAACAGGCCTTCGACGGCAGTCAGGTAAGCGAGTACGACATTCTGAAAGTTTACAAACAGGTTGACCTGCTGATTATCGACGATCTTGGGAAAGAGCAGTGCACGGACTGGTCCATGTCGATCCTGTACTCCATCTTAAATGACCGGTATGAGGATTTACGTCCGACCATTATCACGACGAATTTCAATGAAGAGACTTTAATCCGGAACCTGACCCCGCGAGGATTTGACAGCTCGAAGGTTATCGCTATCATCAGCCGCTTAAGGGAAGTTTCCACGGTCATCACCATGGCCTGGGAAGATTTCAGGAGCTGCGGATATGAGTAA
- a CDS encoding Lin1244/Lin1753 domain-containing protein: MARPTKQTVEYFPHFVTSSKTKDILQDKYGNDGYSFWFKLLELLCRTDGHYYDCREETDWEYFLAYQKVSEEMARTILNKLAEMNNIDRLLWSNRIIWCQQLVDNLSSVYSKRTVSAPKKPVIDEFPNRNPPDNGVIGTDNPQSKVKESKVKESIFPPLPPEGDEQAGQINNPPKRTPRKKAELTKEQEKSFKQFWDIWPHKVSRGQAEITWVKLNPSEEFLEVILAGVKRAIKHDHRFRPGGYMPHPSTWLNAKGWLDEFTGDGSNAGNRSNTEQPGFVPSSGFRNKPK; this comes from the coding sequence TTGGCAAGGCCGACAAAACAGACAGTGGAGTATTTTCCCCACTTTGTGACATCCAGCAAGACCAAAGACATCTTGCAGGACAAATACGGCAACGACGGTTATTCCTTCTGGTTCAAGCTCTTGGAGCTGCTTTGCCGGACCGATGGACACTATTATGACTGCAGGGAAGAAACTGACTGGGAATATTTTCTTGCCTATCAAAAAGTCAGTGAGGAAATGGCTCGGACAATCTTAAACAAGCTTGCCGAAATGAACAATATTGATCGCCTGCTCTGGTCAAATCGCATTATTTGGTGTCAGCAATTGGTAGACAATTTGTCATCAGTTTACTCCAAAAGGACAGTTTCCGCACCGAAAAAGCCGGTTATTGACGAGTTTCCGAACCGAAACCCCCCCGATAACGGGGTTATCGGTACCGATAATCCACAAAGTAAAGTAAAGGAAAGTAAAGTAAAGGAAAGTATATTTCCCCCCTTACCCCCCGAGGGGGATGAACAAGCCGGGCAGATTAACAATCCGCCTAAAAGAACCCCTCGCAAAAAAGCGGAGCTGACCAAAGAGCAGGAGAAGTCGTTCAAGCAGTTCTGGGATATCTGGCCTCATAAGGTAAGCCGCGGACAGGCGGAAATCACCTGGGTCAAGCTGAATCCCAGCGAAGAATTCTTAGAAGTGATTCTGGCCGGTGTCAAAAGGGCAATCAAGCACGATCACAGATTCAGACCCGGCGGATATATGCCTCATCCGTCCACCTGGCTCAATGCTAAAGGATGGCTTGATGAATTTACAGGAGATGGTTCAAATGCAGGAAATAGGTCAAATACTGAGCAACCAGGATTCGTTCCCAGTTCCGGATTCCGGAACAAACCGAAATAA
- a CDS encoding AAA family ATPase produces MKILHTSDWHIGNYPGPELNGVNLRGNDIYNCLGFMVNKARSENPDLIVVSGDIFHAAKVWADRGLNETYHAINIIRKLSDVAPVAILRGTPNHDGDEHFQMLYEVLGSDPDITILDKPDVTHIVTKNGPVNVAALPGFERGFFRAKFPGLSKEEENQVFTEELGKIVLSLKAACNPGYPSILLAHYTVPGCNTESGQVQFFSQFEPVILPEVLDAAGFDLVALGHIHRPQWVQSCRNTYYAGAINALNFNDEGQERGFWIHTLRKPVLESEFIQTPAREFITLRLADEEIASCNFGDFNLVARNHWDFPPLEAPNAIQDKIVRVLYTCTDELNKAFNKALLEKRLYDDGAFWVQEITPEKITITVNRNELSEHNSPEDNLREYLMEKAVPDDKIAALIEAARPVIDEAAAGNITASLTGLFVPVEIEVRNYRNYAEETFNFNDITFCTINGKNGAGKSSLFMDAMLDCLFEEPREGDLTGWISNGEKARSGSIKFTFKIGGRIFRVTRTRTKSGSGTLNLSEYDKTAEDNWANRSEERMPLTQAKIIDILGMDSLTFRSCALIMQDQYGLFLQADKESRMAILGNILGLGVYGEMEAIARDKAAEVNKQIRQKNDELEKLSANLPDGDDIQLKISEANTAIEDKTTQIKMFTVEADALKLRLNSKLEAAARAFKLQNDVENLRMKKTATEGTRGEQVLILDNSNIILSQEQTILDGVAKYHGLLEKEKELLSSKALFDSKLTEYGKLQTELQSTQREINSLKTELDGLMSRRAPLAAKIALTAELEVLHDTYLAEKAMLSSLEGISNDYIRLSNEIATAEKTKSSMQSQYNTEYAQRIAEYKAIKEKAAILENSGCIDQARATCRFLADAQAAKAKIEPYKEDCHKWDEDQKAKLAEAQAQLDSLNQKRDALGYDPEAIKTKRQTVAELEAKSREYEALAGYQQQINLIDERVGAINLKLSELAETAINLTCAIKEASQELEGMTVAAEQYNALQAEIAGAKSWLDKEKLLPVAREKKAIAEARILELNVELSQIESDIVAKQQELETENQTAAGSETLKADLAIIEGNLSTLQTEIQSLSMEIGGLNKQLETMKTSQAEIVRIQALVKDLADSSALYEELKKAFSQDGVPHNIIRSIVPQIEATANNILGQMSGGKMSMEFVTEKVLKSNNKKEVVTLDIIINEAGGRLPYLSKSGGERVKAALSAILALAEIKSSRAGIQLGMLFIDEPPFLDASGIQAYCDALETIQSRYKGLKIMAITHDPTMKARFPQSIDIEKTDEGSKVIYS; encoded by the coding sequence ATGAAAATTCTTCATACCTCCGATTGGCATATCGGCAATTACCCTGGTCCTGAATTAAACGGCGTCAATTTGCGAGGCAATGACATCTATAACTGCCTCGGCTTCATGGTTAACAAGGCTCGGAGCGAGAACCCCGATTTGATTGTGGTTTCCGGCGATATTTTTCACGCTGCCAAGGTGTGGGCCGACCGGGGACTGAACGAGACCTATCACGCGATCAATATTATCCGTAAGCTTTCCGATGTTGCGCCTGTGGCGATTCTCCGCGGTACACCGAATCATGACGGCGACGAGCATTTTCAAATGTTATATGAGGTTCTTGGTTCTGATCCGGACATTACTATTCTAGATAAACCGGATGTTACCCATATTGTCACCAAAAACGGCCCTGTCAACGTTGCCGCCCTGCCTGGGTTTGAGCGTGGATTCTTCCGGGCGAAGTTTCCGGGTCTCTCCAAAGAGGAAGAGAACCAGGTCTTTACCGAGGAGCTTGGCAAGATTGTCCTGAGCCTGAAAGCCGCCTGCAATCCTGGTTACCCTTCCATCCTGCTGGCGCATTACACTGTGCCAGGATGCAACACCGAGAGCGGACAGGTGCAGTTTTTCTCCCAGTTCGAGCCTGTTATTCTCCCGGAAGTTCTGGATGCTGCTGGATTTGACCTGGTGGCACTCGGCCATATTCACCGGCCTCAATGGGTACAGAGCTGCCGTAATACTTATTACGCCGGCGCTATCAATGCACTAAACTTCAACGACGAAGGTCAGGAAAGAGGATTCTGGATTCACACCCTTCGGAAACCCGTCCTTGAAAGTGAATTCATACAAACTCCAGCCCGAGAATTTATCACCTTACGATTAGCAGACGAGGAGATTGCAAGCTGCAATTTTGGAGATTTTAATTTAGTAGCCCGTAATCACTGGGATTTCCCCCCTCTCGAAGCTCCAAACGCTATTCAGGATAAAATCGTCCGAGTGCTTTATACCTGCACAGACGAGCTCAATAAGGCTTTTAACAAGGCCCTGCTCGAAAAGCGTCTCTACGATGATGGTGCCTTCTGGGTACAGGAAATCACACCGGAGAAAATCACCATCACGGTCAACCGTAACGAGCTGTCCGAACATAACTCCCCGGAAGACAACCTGCGGGAATACTTGATGGAAAAAGCGGTTCCGGATGACAAAATCGCCGCGCTGATTGAAGCTGCCCGGCCAGTTATCGACGAGGCGGCCGCCGGCAATATTACGGCCTCTCTGACCGGGCTGTTCGTCCCGGTGGAAATCGAGGTCCGCAACTACCGCAACTATGCCGAGGAAACGTTCAACTTCAACGACATCACATTTTGCACCATCAACGGCAAGAACGGTGCCGGCAAGTCTAGCCTGTTTATGGACGCCATGCTTGATTGCTTATTTGAGGAGCCGCGCGAAGGCGACCTGACAGGCTGGATCAGTAACGGCGAGAAGGCACGCTCCGGGAGCATCAAATTTACCTTCAAGATAGGTGGCCGGATTTTCCGGGTTACCAGGACCAGGACGAAGAGCGGCAGCGGCACCCTAAATCTGTCCGAGTATGATAAAACGGCTGAAGACAACTGGGCCAACCGGTCGGAAGAGCGGATGCCCCTCACCCAGGCAAAAATAATCGACATCCTTGGCATGGACAGTCTGACATTCCGGAGCTGCGCCCTGATTATGCAGGATCAGTACGGCCTTTTTCTGCAGGCGGACAAAGAAAGCCGCATGGCCATCCTCGGCAATATCTTAGGCCTTGGCGTGTACGGCGAAATGGAAGCCATCGCCAGGGATAAGGCTGCCGAAGTCAATAAGCAGATCCGTCAGAAAAATGACGAGCTGGAAAAGCTATCAGCTAACCTGCCGGACGGGGACGATATCCAGCTGAAGATATCCGAGGCCAATACCGCCATCGAAGATAAAACCACTCAAATTAAAATGTTTACAGTGGAGGCCGACGCCCTCAAGCTCCGCTTGAATTCCAAGCTGGAGGCGGCTGCACGCGCCTTTAAACTGCAGAACGATGTCGAGAATCTGCGCATGAAAAAGACTGCCACAGAGGGCACCAGAGGCGAGCAGGTCCTGATATTGGACAATTCAAATATCATCTTGTCCCAAGAGCAGACCATCCTCGATGGTGTCGCCAAATACCACGGCCTGTTGGAAAAGGAAAAAGAATTGCTCTCGAGTAAGGCGCTTTTTGATTCTAAGCTGACCGAATATGGCAAGCTGCAGACAGAATTGCAGAGCACCCAGCGAGAAATAAACAGTCTCAAAACGGAGCTGGACGGCCTGATGTCAAGGCGCGCACCGCTTGCGGCGAAGATTGCCCTGACTGCTGAGCTTGAAGTTCTGCATGACACTTATCTGGCCGAGAAGGCTATGCTTTCCTCCCTCGAGGGAATTTCCAACGACTACATCCGGCTCAGTAACGAGATTGCCACGGCCGAGAAGACCAAGAGCTCGATGCAGTCTCAGTACAATACGGAATACGCCCAGCGGATCGCCGAGTACAAGGCCATTAAGGAAAAGGCTGCCATTCTCGAAAACAGTGGGTGCATTGATCAGGCGCGCGCGACCTGCCGATTCCTGGCTGATGCTCAGGCCGCCAAGGCCAAGATTGAGCCTTATAAGGAAGATTGCCACAAATGGGACGAAGATCAGAAAGCCAAACTTGCTGAAGCTCAAGCCCAGCTCGACAGCCTAAACCAGAAGCGCGATGCCCTAGGCTATGACCCGGAAGCTATCAAAACCAAGCGCCAGACGGTTGCTGAACTCGAAGCGAAATCCAGAGAATATGAAGCTCTGGCCGGTTACCAACAGCAAATCAATCTCATTGACGAGCGTGTTGGTGCCATTAACCTGAAGCTCTCCGAGCTGGCTGAAACAGCAATTAACCTAACCTGCGCCATCAAAGAAGCATCACAGGAATTGGAAGGCATGACCGTCGCCGCTGAGCAATACAACGCCCTACAGGCGGAAATCGCCGGCGCCAAATCATGGCTCGATAAGGAAAAGCTGCTACCGGTCGCCCGGGAGAAAAAGGCCATCGCCGAAGCCAGAATCTTGGAACTCAACGTCGAGCTGTCGCAGATTGAATCTGACATTGTGGCTAAACAGCAGGAGCTGGAGACAGAGAACCAGACAGCCGCAGGGAGCGAAACGCTCAAAGCCGACCTGGCCATCATCGAGGGTAATCTCTCGACCTTGCAGACGGAAATCCAGAGCCTATCTATGGAAATCGGCGGCCTGAATAAACAGCTGGAAACCATGAAAACTTCTCAGGCTGAAATCGTGCGCATCCAAGCTCTGGTCAAAGACCTGGCGGACAGCTCAGCTCTCTATGAAGAACTAAAAAAAGCTTTCTCGCAGGACGGTGTGCCCCACAATATCATCCGCTCCATCGTTCCCCAGATTGAAGCTACGGCCAACAATATCCTAGGGCAGATGTCCGGCGGAAAAATGAGCATGGAATTTGTAACCGAAAAAGTTCTCAAAAGTAACAACAAAAAAGAAGTCGTTACCCTGGATATCATCATCAATGAGGCCGGCGGTCGACTTCCGTATCTGTCCAAATCCGGCGGCGAGCGTGTCAAAGCTGCTCTGTCTGCTATCCTCGCCCTGGCGGAAATCAAGAGCAGCCGCGCCGGCATTCAGCTCGGCATGCTGTTTATCGACGAACCTCCATTTCTTGATGCTTCGGGTATTCAGGCTTATTGTGATGCCCTTGAAACCATCCAGAGCCGGTATAAAGGACTAAAAATCATGGCCATAACCCATGACCCGACTATGAAAGCCCGCTTCCCTCAGAGTATCGACATCGAGAAGACGGATGAAGGAAGTAAGGTTATCTATTCGTAA